A part of Halobacillus shinanisalinarum genomic DNA contains:
- a CDS encoding diacylglycerol kinase encodes MQRARIIYNPTSGREVIRKVLPDILQRFEQTGYETSTHATTCAGDATKAAQIAVDRKFDVVVAAGGDGTINEVINGVAEQPFRPKLGIIPVGTTNDFARALYVPRNIHKAVDVILQDYSTPLDIGRVNDQYFMNIAGGGKITELSYEVPSKLKTMLGQLAYYLKGIEMLPSVRPTYVEMEYDGKLYKGDIMLFLVSNTNSVGGLEKLAPKAKMDDGLFDLMIIEKMNIAEFVRLATLAIQGTHLNHPKFIHTTASRVKVKTEEKMQLNIDGEFGGLLPGEFVNLYKHIDFFVPEDKFSDERIIHEKRSSVE; translated from the coding sequence ATGCAACGTGCCCGAATAATATACAATCCGACATCAGGAAGAGAAGTGATCAGGAAAGTCCTTCCTGACATCCTGCAACGTTTCGAGCAAACTGGCTATGAAACCTCTACACACGCAACAACATGTGCCGGAGATGCAACAAAAGCAGCGCAAATCGCTGTTGACAGAAAGTTTGATGTCGTGGTTGCAGCAGGTGGGGACGGAACGATCAACGAAGTCATTAATGGCGTAGCTGAACAGCCATTCAGACCGAAACTTGGCATTATTCCAGTCGGAACAACAAACGATTTCGCGCGCGCACTTTACGTTCCGCGCAATATTCATAAAGCAGTCGATGTGATTTTACAAGACTATTCAACACCACTTGATATCGGCCGCGTCAACGATCAATATTTCATGAACATCGCAGGCGGAGGGAAGATCACCGAGCTTTCCTACGAAGTCCCTAGTAAACTCAAGACTATGCTTGGACAACTTGCCTATTATTTAAAAGGGATCGAAATGCTGCCATCTGTTAGACCTACTTATGTTGAAATGGAATACGATGGTAAGCTGTATAAAGGCGATATTATGCTGTTTCTCGTGTCGAACACCAACTCTGTAGGTGGCCTTGAAAAGCTTGCACCAAAAGCGAAGATGGACGATGGTTTATTTGATTTAATGATCATTGAGAAGATGAACATCGCTGAATTTGTAAGGCTAGCTACACTTGCCATACAAGGAACACATTTAAACCACCCTAAATTCATTCACACAACCGCAAGCCGAGTGAAAGTGAAGACAGAGGAGAAGATGCAGCTTAACATTGATGGAGAATTTGGCGGACTTCTCCCAGGTGAATTCGTCAATCTCTATAAACACATCGACTTTTTTGTACCAGAAGATAAATTCTCAGATGAGCGCATTATTCATGAAAAGCGGTCATCAGTTGAATAA
- a CDS encoding CamS family sex pheromone protein produces MRKLHALLLSSLLLVSACTPVYDNTDEVVRETKDESNNQSAIIPNYSLSDDTYRMILTEDSAKVSAAPGVTTNQMDNRLDIAAFEKGLRRHSKEYYNPDDYYFQPGQTLTDADLLSWLSRYEAPNKEKEDPGNPNGLNPELNEDGASEKDFRNNPRYISNIIEQDYLVRKKDNVVEVAGVTIGISMRTVYNFTVDGREYSENLSTDQLVAKGKEYANTILERLRDKKELQGVPIVFAIFEEERNNAKSPGNFLSKTYVEASENKVSDWKGINEDYVLFPSEEAEEEHFDDSKLFSDFRVQVSDYFPDFVGMIANGFYIDEELKRVKIDIPIQFRSQSEVVGFTQYVYSLVMEMFEDHYAIQVRINSMDQQESLIVKEPGEKEPFVYIYD; encoded by the coding sequence ATGAGGAAGCTGCATGCACTATTACTTAGTAGCTTGCTTCTTGTAAGCGCGTGTACACCGGTTTATGATAATACGGATGAAGTCGTTAGAGAAACAAAAGATGAAAGCAATAATCAGTCAGCCATTATACCGAACTATAGTTTATCTGATGATACGTATCGGATGATTTTGACGGAAGATAGTGCAAAGGTTTCTGCAGCACCTGGTGTAACAACAAACCAAATGGATAATCGTTTAGACATAGCAGCATTTGAAAAAGGCTTACGCCGTCATTCCAAGGAATACTATAATCCAGATGATTATTATTTCCAGCCTGGACAGACATTGACAGATGCTGATCTGTTAAGCTGGCTTTCTCGTTATGAAGCGCCAAATAAAGAGAAAGAGGATCCAGGCAACCCTAATGGCCTGAACCCCGAATTAAATGAAGACGGGGCTTCAGAAAAGGATTTCCGTAATAATCCGCGCTATATCTCAAACATTATTGAACAAGATTATCTCGTTCGAAAAAAAGACAACGTCGTCGAAGTCGCGGGTGTCACGATCGGAATTTCTATGAGAACGGTCTATAACTTTACTGTAGACGGTCGGGAATACTCAGAAAACTTATCGACTGATCAATTAGTAGCAAAAGGAAAGGAATATGCTAACACCATTTTAGAGCGGCTCCGTGACAAAAAAGAACTGCAAGGAGTCCCGATTGTTTTTGCTATATTTGAAGAGGAACGAAATAACGCGAAATCACCGGGGAACTTCTTAAGCAAAACCTACGTAGAAGCCTCTGAGAATAAGGTGAGTGATTGGAAAGGAATTAATGAAGATTACGTTCTCTTTCCTTCAGAAGAAGCAGAAGAGGAGCACTTCGATGATTCGAAGTTGTTCTCTGATTTTCGAGTGCAGGTCTCGGATTATTTCCCGGATTTTGTAGGGATGATTGCAAACGGATTTTATATTGATGAAGAACTGAAAAGGGTTAAGATTGATATTCCGATCCAATTCCGATCACAATCTGAGGTTGTAGGATTCACTCAGTATGTATATAGTCTGGTGATGGAAATGTTCGAGGACCATTACGCTATACAAGTGAGAATTAACAGTATGGACCAGCAAGAAAGTTTGATTGTTAAAGAGCCAGGTGAGAAAGAGCCTTTTGTCTATATTTATGATTAA
- the gatA gene encoding Asp-tRNA(Asn)/Glu-tRNA(Gln) amidotransferase subunit GatA, whose protein sequence is MALFDYTLRELQEKLHNKEITVTDLVDESYQRIEEVDEQVKAFLTLNKEEALHQAAELDAKRGNDTAKLFGLPIGVKDNIVTKGLRTTAASQLLRNLEDPLYDATVVQKINEAKSVTIGKLNMDEFAMGSSNENSSFTATRNPWNIDYVPGGSSGGSAAAVAAGEVPFSLGSDTGGSIRQPAAFCGVVGLKPTYGRVSRFGLIAFASSLDQIGPITRTVEDNAFLLETIAGHDKMDSTSANVEVPSYTEALTGDVKGLKIAVPKEYLGEGVTPEVKEAVQAALKKYEELGATWEEVSLPHSKYAVSTYYLISSSEASANLARFDGVRYGVRSDNAETMLDMFKNSRSEGFGNEVKRRIMLGTFALSSGYYDAYYKKAQQVRTLIKNDFDKVLEKYDVIIGPTTPTPAFKVGEKIDDPLTMYANDILTIPVNLAGVPGISVPCGLSPDGLPIGLQIIGQHFDESTVYRTAHAFEQATDFHKQRPSLGGAHS, encoded by the coding sequence ATGGCTTTATTTGACTATACCTTACGTGAGCTTCAAGAGAAGCTACATAACAAAGAAATTACCGTAACCGATCTTGTAGATGAATCCTACCAGCGAATTGAGGAAGTCGATGAGCAAGTGAAGGCTTTCCTTACCTTGAATAAAGAAGAGGCACTTCATCAGGCAGCAGAGCTTGATGCTAAACGCGGTAATGATACGGCGAAGCTATTTGGCCTGCCAATTGGTGTGAAAGATAATATCGTTACTAAAGGCTTGCGTACCACAGCAGCGAGTCAACTGCTCCGTAATCTTGAGGATCCACTCTATGATGCAACAGTTGTCCAAAAGATAAATGAAGCGAAGTCCGTTACAATTGGAAAGTTAAACATGGACGAGTTTGCTATGGGCTCTTCTAATGAGAACTCAAGCTTCACAGCAACACGCAACCCTTGGAATATCGATTACGTACCAGGTGGTTCGAGTGGCGGATCAGCCGCAGCCGTTGCAGCAGGGGAAGTGCCTTTCTCATTAGGTTCAGATACAGGCGGTTCAATTCGCCAGCCGGCAGCTTTCTGCGGCGTTGTCGGATTGAAGCCTACGTATGGCCGTGTATCCCGTTTCGGTTTAATCGCTTTTGCTTCTTCACTCGACCAGATCGGGCCGATTACCCGTACAGTTGAAGACAATGCCTTTTTGCTGGAAACCATCGCTGGACATGACAAGATGGACTCTACTTCTGCTAATGTAGAGGTTCCTAGCTATACGGAAGCTCTGACTGGTGATGTCAAAGGCTTGAAAATTGCTGTTCCTAAAGAGTACCTTGGTGAAGGGGTTACTCCCGAAGTCAAAGAAGCGGTACAAGCTGCGCTTAAGAAGTATGAAGAATTAGGTGCGACATGGGAAGAAGTCTCCTTGCCACACTCGAAGTATGCGGTGTCGACGTACTATCTTATTTCTTCATCTGAGGCTTCTGCTAATTTAGCTCGTTTTGACGGTGTACGTTATGGTGTAAGAAGCGACAATGCCGAGACGATGCTGGATATGTTTAAAAATTCACGCTCAGAAGGATTTGGCAATGAAGTAAAGCGCCGGATTATGCTTGGAACCTTTGCCCTAAGCTCTGGCTATTATGATGCTTACTACAAGAAGGCGCAGCAAGTTCGTACACTGATTAAAAACGATTTTGACAAAGTGCTTGAGAAATATGACGTCATTATTGGACCGACAACACCAACACCAGCTTTTAAAGTTGGCGAAAAAATCGATGATCCATTAACGATGTATGCCAACGATATTCTAACGATTCCAGTCAACCTTGCTGGAGTACCTGGTATTTCTGTGCCATGCGGCTTATCTCCAGATGGATTGCCGATCGGTCTGCAAATCATTGGCCAGCATTTTGACGAAAGCACAGTTTATCGTACGGCACATGCCTTCGAACAGGCGACAGACTTCCATAAACAACGCCCGTCCCTTGGAGGTGCACACTCATGA
- the pruA gene encoding L-glutamate gamma-semialdehyde dehydrogenase, with amino-acid sequence MVVPYKHEPFTDFSVEANRKALEAEIKNIEADLGKEYPLIIGGERIMTDNKIEVVNPANKKEVIGYVAKANQELAEKAHKVADETFDWWRKTKAQFRADILFRAAAIIRRRKHEFTAHLVKEGGKPWKEADADTAEAIDFMEYYGRQMLEIDKGAEVNSRPIENNRFHYIPLGVGVVISPWNFLFAIMAGTTVASMVSGNTVLLKPASSTPVIAYKMMEVLEEAGLPAGVINYIPGSGKEVGDYLVDHPRTRFVSFTGSRDVGTRIFERAAKVQPGQKWLKRTIIEMGGKDTIVVDKDSDLELAADAITYSAFGFSGQKCSACSRVVAHEEIYDELLDKVVTKTKESVSYGDPGQHDTYMGPVIDQAAYDKILSYIKIGKDEGKLMAGGKGNDSKGWFIEPTVFADLEPDARLMQEEIFGPVVGFTKAKSFDEAIEIANNTDYGLTGAVITNNRAHIEKAREDFQVGNLYFNRGCTAAIVGYHPFGGFNMSGTDSKAGGPDYLIHHMQGKTTSEML; translated from the coding sequence ATGGTCGTACCTTACAAACATGAACCATTTACTGACTTTAGCGTAGAAGCTAATCGTAAAGCACTAGAAGCCGAGATTAAGAATATCGAGGCTGATCTAGGTAAGGAGTATCCATTAATTATTGGCGGAGAGCGGATTATGACGGACAACAAGATTGAAGTTGTCAATCCGGCTAATAAGAAAGAGGTTATTGGTTATGTTGCAAAGGCGAATCAAGAACTCGCTGAAAAGGCTCATAAAGTTGCCGATGAAACGTTTGATTGGTGGCGCAAGACGAAAGCACAGTTCCGTGCCGATATTTTGTTTCGTGCAGCAGCTATAATTCGTCGGCGTAAGCATGAGTTTACTGCACATCTTGTAAAAGAGGGCGGAAAGCCATGGAAAGAAGCTGATGCTGACACAGCAGAAGCGATCGACTTTATGGAGTATTATGGACGCCAAATGCTTGAAATTGATAAAGGGGCTGAAGTGAACTCCCGTCCTATTGAGAACAACCGTTTCCACTATATCCCTCTCGGTGTCGGGGTTGTAATTTCCCCATGGAACTTCCTGTTCGCTATTATGGCAGGAACAACCGTTGCTTCTATGGTTTCTGGGAACACGGTATTACTTAAACCAGCAAGCTCAACCCCAGTCATTGCTTATAAAATGATGGAAGTGCTTGAAGAAGCAGGGCTTCCAGCTGGTGTTATTAACTATATTCCTGGAAGCGGGAAAGAGGTTGGGGATTATCTTGTTGATCATCCGCGCACTCGTTTTGTCAGCTTCACAGGCTCACGCGACGTTGGGACACGCATTTTTGAACGAGCAGCTAAAGTACAGCCAGGTCAAAAATGGCTGAAGCGCACAATTATCGAAATGGGTGGAAAAGATACCATCGTCGTAGATAAAGACTCTGATCTTGAATTGGCAGCGGATGCGATTACCTATTCCGCCTTTGGATTCTCGGGACAGAAATGTTCGGCATGTTCCCGTGTTGTCGCTCACGAAGAAATATATGATGAGTTGCTTGATAAAGTAGTGACGAAAACAAAAGAATCCGTATCATATGGTGATCCAGGCCAACACGACACGTATATGGGACCGGTAATCGACCAGGCTGCCTATGATAAAATCTTAAGCTATATTAAAATTGGAAAAGACGAAGGGAAGCTGATGGCAGGAGGAAAAGGCAATGACAGTAAAGGATGGTTTATCGAGCCGACTGTATTTGCTGACTTGGAACCAGATGCCCGCCTCATGCAAGAGGAGATCTTCGGCCCTGTTGTTGGTTTTACAAAAGCAAAATCCTTTGACGAGGCGATCGAAATTGCCAATAACACCGATTATGGATTAACAGGTGCAGTGATTACAAACAACCGCGCTCATATTGAAAAAGCACGAGAAGATTTTCAGGTTGGTAACCTGTACTTTAACCGGGGATGTACAGCTGCGATCGTTGGCTACCATCCATTCGGCGGGTTCAATATGTCAGGTACAGACTCTAAAGCTGGCGGGCCAGACTATTTGATTCACCACATGCAAGGAAAAACGACTTCAGAGATGCTTTAA
- the gatC gene encoding Asp-tRNA(Asn)/Glu-tRNA(Gln) amidotransferase subunit GatC, producing the protein MSRISKEEVKHVAHLARLSINEEEANTFTKQLDDIIAYAEQLNELDTEGVEPTTHVLNLQNVMRKDEPLEWIKKEDALKNAPDQQDGQFKVPSILE; encoded by the coding sequence ATGTCCCGTATTAGTAAAGAAGAAGTCAAGCACGTGGCACACTTGGCACGTCTTTCGATTAATGAGGAAGAGGCCAATACATTTACGAAACAGCTCGACGATATTATTGCATATGCTGAGCAGTTAAATGAGCTCGATACAGAAGGAGTGGAACCAACGACGCACGTCCTTAATCTGCAAAACGTGATGCGTAAAGACGAACCACTGGAATGGATCAAAAAAGAAGACGCACTAAAAAATGCACCGGATCAGCAGGATGGTCAATTTAAAGTACCATCGATTTTGGAATAG
- the ligA gene encoding NAD-dependent DNA ligase LigA produces the protein MSPNDAQEVIEDLRQKLDQYNYEYHTLDKPTVSDYEYDQKMRELLDLESQFPELVTADSPTQRVGDEPLDAFQKVQHNVAMLSLGNAFDEQELRDFDRRVREGTGEEVTYVCELKIDGLAVSLRYEDGVLVQGATRGDGTTGEDITKNLRTIRSIPLRLRKPETIEVRGEAFMPKKSFLALNEARESNGDEPFANPRNAAAGSLRQLDPKIAAKRNLDIFLYGVGEWRDEPTRAHSERLHELKNLGLKTNPEWKKCNHIDEVIDYVHSWVERRPDLDYEIDGIVIKVDRLDQQQALGFTAKSPRWATAYKFPAEEAVTKLNKIELSVGRTGVVTPTAILDPVKVAGTTVQRASLHNEDLIREKDIRIGDTVVIKKAGDIIPEVVRVLTDQRSGEEEPYHMPEHCPACESKLVRLDEEVALRCINPNCNAQLREGLIHFVSRNAMDIEGLGEKVIAQLFEERLIETIADLYKLEKEELLKLERMGEKSVQNLLKAIEDSKENSLERLLFGLGIRYVGTKAANTLAQEFETMEQLMNASEEALVQVPEIGEKMADSVARYFAKPQVIQLMEELNRLGLNMEYKGPRKNDGPEDSPFKGKTVVLTGKMENYTRSEAKNIVQNLGGNVTNSISKNTDLLIAGEDAGSKYEKAEKLGVETWTEDEFTKSLT, from the coding sequence ATGAGTCCAAACGATGCACAAGAAGTCATTGAAGATCTTCGCCAAAAGCTTGATCAATATAATTATGAATATCACACTCTAGATAAGCCGACTGTTTCAGATTATGAATATGACCAAAAAATGAGGGAGCTGCTTGACTTGGAGTCACAGTTTCCGGAGCTTGTCACAGCGGATTCCCCGACGCAACGAGTAGGGGACGAGCCTCTCGATGCTTTTCAAAAGGTCCAGCACAATGTGGCTATGCTCAGCCTGGGCAATGCTTTTGACGAGCAAGAGCTTCGTGACTTTGATCGTCGTGTCCGTGAGGGAACAGGGGAAGAGGTCACTTATGTTTGCGAATTGAAAATTGACGGTCTTGCAGTTTCCCTACGTTATGAAGATGGAGTTCTGGTGCAGGGGGCAACACGTGGTGACGGGACAACAGGTGAAGATATTACCAAGAATTTGCGTACGATACGCAGCATCCCGCTTCGTTTACGAAAGCCTGAAACCATTGAAGTCCGTGGAGAAGCTTTTATGCCAAAGAAATCTTTTCTTGCTTTGAATGAGGCGCGCGAAAGTAATGGGGATGAACCATTTGCCAATCCGAGAAATGCCGCAGCAGGCTCACTAAGACAGCTTGACCCTAAAATTGCCGCTAAACGCAATTTAGACATTTTTCTGTATGGAGTGGGAGAATGGCGGGACGAACCAACGCGTGCCCATAGTGAACGTTTACATGAATTAAAGAATCTTGGCTTAAAAACAAACCCAGAGTGGAAAAAGTGTAACCATATTGATGAAGTAATCGACTATGTTCATAGCTGGGTTGAAAGAAGACCGGATTTAGATTATGAAATCGATGGAATCGTTATTAAAGTGGATCGCTTGGATCAGCAACAGGCACTTGGCTTTACAGCGAAAAGTCCACGCTGGGCAACAGCCTATAAATTCCCGGCAGAAGAGGCGGTTACAAAACTTAATAAAATTGAATTAAGTGTAGGGCGAACGGGAGTAGTCACACCAACGGCTATCCTTGACCCCGTCAAAGTTGCCGGAACAACTGTGCAGCGAGCTTCTTTACACAATGAGGACCTCATTCGTGAGAAAGATATTCGGATTGGTGATACCGTGGTGATTAAAAAAGCTGGCGATATTATTCCGGAAGTCGTCCGCGTCTTGACAGATCAGCGTTCGGGTGAGGAAGAACCGTATCATATGCCGGAACATTGCCCGGCATGTGAGAGTAAGCTGGTCCGGCTTGATGAAGAGGTGGCGTTAAGATGTATCAACCCTAATTGTAATGCGCAACTTCGAGAGGGTTTGATTCATTTTGTATCAAGAAATGCGATGGACATCGAAGGATTAGGGGAAAAAGTAATTGCCCAACTTTTTGAGGAGCGGCTGATCGAAACCATCGCCGATCTCTATAAGTTAGAAAAAGAAGAGCTGCTTAAACTCGAACGAATGGGCGAAAAATCGGTGCAAAACCTGTTGAAAGCCATTGAAGATTCAAAAGAAAATTCATTAGAACGGCTGTTATTTGGTTTAGGGATACGTTATGTCGGAACGAAAGCAGCTAATACCCTTGCCCAAGAATTCGAAACGATGGAGCAGCTCATGAATGCTAGTGAAGAAGCCCTCGTGCAAGTTCCAGAAATCGGCGAAAAAATGGCTGACTCTGTAGCACGTTATTTTGCCAAACCTCAGGTCATCCAGTTAATGGAAGAACTGAACCGGCTGGGGTTAAATATGGAGTATAAGGGACCAAGAAAGAATGATGGACCAGAGGATTCACCGTTTAAGGGGAAAACGGTTGTGCTCACGGGGAAGATGGAGAACTATACCCGTTCTGAAGCAAAGAATATTGTTCAAAACCTTGGCGGTAACGTGACCAACAGCATCAGTAAAAACACAGATCTATTAATCGCCGGTGAGGATGCGGGCTCAAAATATGAAAAAGCTGAGAAGCTCGGTGTTGAGACCTGGACTGAAGACGAATTTACGAAATCTTTAACATAA
- the gatB gene encoding Asp-tRNA(Asn)/Glu-tRNA(Gln) amidotransferase subunit GatB, with protein sequence MNFETIIGLEVHVELKTDSKIFSPSSNMFGDEPNSNVNPIDLGYPGVLPVLNEEAVNFAMKAAMALNCEIATDTKFDRKNYFYPDNPKAYQISQFDQPIGENGYIDIEVDGVKKRIGITRLHMEEDAGKLTHSEDGYSLVDYNRQGTPLVEIVSEPDIRSPKEAYAYLEALKNIIQYTGVSDCKMEEGSLRCDANLSLRPIGQEEFGTKTELKNLNSFSFVQKGLEFEEKRQEKVLLTGGEILQETRRYDEQTKETILMRVKEGSDDYRYFPEPDLVPLHIDEAWKKRIFEQIPELPDARKKRYIEELELPAYDAMVLTNNKEMSDFFEETIASDGDIKQASNWLMGEVSAHMNKQQKEFSDLALTPQSLAKLTKLIEDGTISSKIAKKVFSELVEKGGDPEKIVKDKGLVQISDEGQLREIITKILDGNQQSIEDYKNGKDKALGFLVGQVMKETKGQANPPMVNKIILEEMEKR encoded by the coding sequence ATGAATTTCGAAACGATCATTGGACTAGAGGTCCATGTTGAACTAAAAACAGACTCCAAAATTTTCAGTCCATCCTCCAACATGTTTGGAGATGAGCCAAACTCGAACGTCAATCCGATTGACCTAGGCTATCCTGGTGTTCTTCCTGTGTTAAATGAAGAAGCCGTGAATTTTGCGATGAAAGCAGCGATGGCACTTAATTGTGAGATTGCAACAGATACGAAGTTTGACCGTAAGAACTACTTTTACCCAGATAACCCGAAAGCTTATCAGATTTCTCAATTTGACCAGCCAATTGGTGAAAATGGCTACATCGATATTGAAGTCGATGGCGTCAAGAAGCGGATTGGAATTACACGTCTGCACATGGAAGAAGATGCCGGTAAATTGACACACAGCGAGGACGGCTATTCTCTTGTTGACTATAACCGTCAAGGAACACCGCTCGTTGAGATCGTCTCCGAGCCAGATATTCGCTCCCCGAAAGAAGCGTATGCGTACCTTGAAGCGTTGAAGAATATCATTCAATATACAGGCGTGTCAGACTGTAAGATGGAAGAGGGTTCACTGCGTTGTGACGCCAACCTTTCCTTACGTCCGATTGGGCAAGAAGAGTTTGGTACGAAGACGGAACTTAAGAACTTGAATTCATTCTCCTTTGTACAAAAAGGCCTCGAGTTCGAAGAGAAGCGTCAGGAAAAAGTTCTACTTACCGGCGGAGAGATTTTACAAGAAACACGACGTTATGATGAACAAACGAAAGAAACGATTCTCATGCGCGTGAAAGAAGGGTCCGACGATTATCGCTATTTCCCTGAACCGGACCTTGTGCCATTGCATATTGATGAAGCCTGGAAGAAGCGAATCTTTGAGCAAATTCCTGAATTGCCTGATGCACGGAAGAAGCGTTACATTGAAGAACTAGAGCTTCCTGCGTATGATGCGATGGTTCTGACGAATAACAAGGAAATGTCGGATTTCTTCGAAGAAACGATTGCAAGTGACGGAGACATTAAACAAGCGTCCAACTGGCTGATGGGTGAAGTTTCAGCTCACATGAATAAGCAGCAAAAAGAATTCAGTGATTTGGCTCTTACACCACAATCACTCGCTAAGCTGACGAAACTGATTGAAGATGGAACGATTTCCTCTAAAATTGCTAAGAAGGTCTTCAGCGAGCTTGTTGAAAAGGGCGGAGACCCAGAGAAAATCGTCAAAGATAAAGGACTCGTCCAAATTTCTGACGAAGGCCAGCTGCGAGAAATTATCACTAAGATTCTCGATGGCAACCAACAATCGATCGAAGATTATAAAAATGGGAAAGACAAAGCACTTGGTTTCCTTGTCGGACAGGTGATGAAGGAAACGAAAGGGCAGGCTAACCCGCCGATGGTTAATAAAATTATCCTTGAAGAAATGGAAAAACGCTAG
- the putP gene encoding sodium/proline symporter PutP, whose amino-acid sequence MGIATLITFIVYLIGMLLIGFAAYRLTSNLSDYVLGGRRLGPGVAALSAGASDMSGWLILGLPGAIYASGLGEAWIGVGLSIGAYLNWQFVARPLRVYTEVAKDSITVPDFLENRFHDNSHILRVISAFVILVFFTFYTSSGMVAGAKLFEAAFELSYTQALWIGAIVTISYTFLGGFLAVSWTDFVQGILMFLALIAVPIVAVSELGGWNAAIDAVGQIDPAHLNMVQGVGAMAIISSLAWGLGYFGQPHILVRFMALRSPKDVPKARLIGTGWMVIGMYGAILTGLFGLAFVATQDVSGLESFGVELMNEGGVQMLADSEKIFITFSQLLFHPVIAGILLAAILSAIMSTIDSQLLVSSSALAEDFYKAIFRKNASERELVWIGRVAVAAIALIAVLIAGNPDSSVLTLVSYAWAGFGAAFGPTILLSLFWKNFTRNGALAGMIVGAVTVIVWGDFLSGGIFDLYEMVPGFLLNFIVAIVVSMMGTPPKEVVEEFEAAKQR is encoded by the coding sequence ATGGGTATAGCAACGTTAATTACCTTTATCGTTTATTTGATTGGTATGCTTCTAATTGGATTTGCCGCATATCGACTAACAAGCAATTTATCTGATTATGTATTAGGTGGTCGTCGTTTAGGACCTGGGGTGGCCGCATTAAGTGCCGGAGCTTCCGATATGAGTGGTTGGCTTATATTAGGTTTACCTGGTGCTATTTATGCATCTGGGCTAGGTGAAGCTTGGATCGGTGTAGGCCTTTCCATTGGTGCATACTTAAACTGGCAGTTTGTGGCACGTCCTCTACGTGTTTATACGGAGGTAGCGAAAGATTCCATTACGGTTCCCGATTTCCTTGAGAATCGTTTCCACGATAACTCCCATATCTTACGTGTTATTTCTGCATTTGTAATCCTTGTATTCTTCACATTCTATACCTCATCTGGAATGGTCGCTGGGGCGAAGCTGTTTGAGGCTGCATTTGAGTTAAGTTATACGCAGGCTTTATGGATTGGTGCAATCGTAACGATTTCTTATACTTTCTTGGGCGGTTTCCTTGCCGTAAGTTGGACGGACTTTGTTCAAGGTATTCTTATGTTTTTAGCCTTGATTGCTGTCCCAATCGTAGCGGTATCTGAACTAGGCGGATGGAATGCTGCAATCGATGCTGTTGGACAAATTGATCCAGCTCACTTGAACATGGTTCAAGGGGTGGGTGCCATGGCCATTATCTCCTCTTTAGCGTGGGGATTAGGTTATTTTGGTCAACCACATATCCTTGTTCGTTTTATGGCCCTGCGTTCTCCGAAAGATGTTCCGAAGGCCCGTTTGATTGGTACAGGTTGGATGGTTATCGGCATGTATGGCGCTATCTTAACAGGTCTATTTGGACTAGCTTTTGTAGCTACACAAGATGTAAGCGGGCTTGAGAGCTTTGGTGTTGAATTAATGAATGAGGGCGGCGTTCAAATGCTGGCTGACTCTGAGAAGATTTTCATTACATTCTCTCAACTTCTTTTCCACCCGGTTATTGCAGGTATTCTACTAGCAGCGATTCTTTCTGCTATCATGAGTACAATTGATTCACAGTTGCTTGTGTCATCTTCTGCACTTGCAGAGGACTTCTACAAAGCGATTTTCCGTAAAAATGCTTCGGAGCGTGAACTTGTATGGATTGGTCGTGTAGCCGTAGCAGCAATTGCCCTTATAGCCGTTTTAATTGCCGGGAATCCGGACAGTTCTGTATTAACGCTGGTCTCCTATGCATGGGCTGGATTCGGTGCCGCATTTGGTCCGACTATCCTTTTATCCCTATTCTGGAAAAACTTTACGAGAAACGGTGCCCTAGCTGGTATGATCGTTGGTGCCGTAACAGTTATTGTATGGGGGGATTTCTTAAGTGGTGGTATTTTTGACCTTTACGAAATGGTTCCAGGTTTCTTATTGAACTTTATTGTAGCGATTGTTGTTAGTATGATGGGTACACCACCTAAAGAAGTGGTAGAAGAATTTGAAGCAGCGAAACAACGTTAA